The Sylvia atricapilla isolate bSylAtr1 chromosome 10, bSylAtr1.pri, whole genome shotgun sequence genome contains a region encoding:
- the TMEM41A gene encoding transmembrane protein 41A isoform X2, whose protein sequence is MWRRPAGLLLVFAAATAALWLLSVRLSAGQTRRALRFPADLEELRDLAEALRDYERQHRGAALALFCGAYLYKQSFAIPGSSLLNVLAGALFGPWKGLVLCSVLTSVGATLCYLLSAAFGKQLIVHFFPEKVALLQGKALHHIISSVCRQGPFCPRSPLWMPSSPGTHCSSCWPWLWQR, encoded by the exons ATGTGGCGGCGCCCGGCTGGGCTCCTGCTCGTCTTCGCGGCCGCCACGGCCGCGCTGTGGCTGCTGTCGGTGCGGCTGAGCGCGGGGCAGACGCGCAG GGCGCTGCGGTTCCCGGCGGACCTGGAGGAGCTGCGGGATCTGGCCGAGGCGCTGCGGGACTACGAGCGGCAGCACCGGGGCGCGGCGCTGGCCCTGTTCTGCGGCGCGTACCTGTACAAGCAGAGTTTCGCCATCcctggctccagcctcctg AATGTCCTGGCTGGAGCACTCTTTGGGCCATGGAAGGGGCTGGTACTGTGCTCAGTGCTCACGTCTGTGGGAGCTACCCTCTGCtacctgctctctgcagcttttggCAAGCAGCTCATTGTCCACTTTTTCCCTGAGAAGGTGGCTCTGCTGCAAGGGAAG GCCTTACACCATATAATTTCATCTGTGTGCAGACAGGGGCCATTCTGTCCCAGATCACCTCTCTGGATGCCATCTTCTCCTGGGACACACTGCTCAAGCTGCTGGCCATGGCTGTGGCAGCGCTGA
- the TMEM41A gene encoding transmembrane protein 41A isoform X1: MWRRPAGLLLVFAAATAALWLLSVRLSAGQTRRALRFPADLEELRDLAEALRDYERQHRGAALALFCGAYLYKQSFAIPGSSLLNVLAGALFGPWKGLVLCSVLTSVGATLCYLLSAAFGKQLIVHFFPEKVALLQGKVEENRSCLFFFLLFLRLFPMTPNWFLNLSAPILNIPMSQFFLSVLIGLTPYNFICVQTGAILSQITSLDAIFSWDTLLKLLAMAVAALIPGTLIKRYSKKHLKLDGDKQAQTLNGKKST; this comes from the exons ATGTGGCGGCGCCCGGCTGGGCTCCTGCTCGTCTTCGCGGCCGCCACGGCCGCGCTGTGGCTGCTGTCGGTGCGGCTGAGCGCGGGGCAGACGCGCAG GGCGCTGCGGTTCCCGGCGGACCTGGAGGAGCTGCGGGATCTGGCCGAGGCGCTGCGGGACTACGAGCGGCAGCACCGGGGCGCGGCGCTGGCCCTGTTCTGCGGCGCGTACCTGTACAAGCAGAGTTTCGCCATCcctggctccagcctcctg AATGTCCTGGCTGGAGCACTCTTTGGGCCATGGAAGGGGCTGGTACTGTGCTCAGTGCTCACGTCTGTGGGAGCTACCCTCTGCtacctgctctctgcagcttttggCAAGCAGCTCATTGTCCACTTTTTCCCTGAGAAGGTGGCTCTGCTGCAAGGGAAG GTAGAAGAGAACAGGAgctgcttatttttcttcttgttgttctTGAGGCTGTTCCCCATGACACCAAACTGGTTCCTGAACCTCTCAGCTCCCATTTTAAACATCCCCATGTCTCAATTCTTTCTCTCCGTCCTCATTG GCCTTACACCATATAATTTCATCTGTGTGCAGACAGGGGCCATTCTGTCCCAGATCACCTCTCTGGATGCCATCTTCTCCTGGGACACACTGCTCAAGCTGCTGGCCATGGCTGTGGCAGCGCTGATTCCAGGGACCCTCATCAAGAGATACAGCAAGAAACACCTGAAGCTGGATGGGGACAAGCAAGCACAGACACTCAATGGCAAAAAGAGCACGTGA